The following proteins are co-located in the Pyrococcus abyssi GE5 genome:
- the rlmD gene encoding 23S rRNA (uracil(1939)-C(5))-methyltransferase RlmD — protein sequence MRGIIKGVSNDGLGVLGEVLVPFAYPGDVVEVISTRERFGRTIARDFKLVKSSPIRVPGKCRYFGRCGGCLWQGLKYREQLKLKEEIFKRVTGVEAEIKGSPRIWFFRNISNFIVTVNGIGFKEFGMPRTVVSVDECPVFSERTKLYIRAMKRFLRETGLNPWNWKNGDVHYLQVREGKFTGEVMINVIAHIPPSGREELTEAFGFADSVYWSLKRDKRDDPKGIPTLIKGNEFIRESIEGLVYLIHPSTFFQTNSYALPILLKAVESFAEGSKVLDLYSGVGTFSLYLAKKGFEVTGVEVNEESVRVAKKSAEVNSLDVSFIPGRAEDAKLKGYETLIVDPPRKGLKDFSKRIAKEGPENLIYVSCNPSKFVLDYRNYLSKAYKIEDAVLIDMFPHTPHVEAVVKLRRR from the coding sequence ATGAGGGGAATCATAAAGGGAGTATCCAACGATGGACTTGGAGTTCTTGGTGAAGTCCTCGTTCCCTTTGCTTATCCTGGGGACGTAGTCGAGGTAATTAGTACTAGGGAAAGGTTTGGAAGGACTATTGCAAGGGATTTTAAGCTTGTAAAAAGCTCTCCAATAAGAGTTCCCGGGAAGTGTAGATACTTTGGAAGATGTGGAGGGTGCCTTTGGCAGGGATTAAAGTACAGGGAACAGTTAAAACTCAAGGAAGAAATCTTTAAGAGGGTAACCGGCGTTGAGGCTGAGATCAAGGGATCCCCCAGGATATGGTTCTTCAGGAACATCAGTAATTTCATAGTGACCGTTAATGGAATAGGGTTCAAGGAGTTTGGAATGCCCAGAACCGTGGTTAGCGTTGATGAATGCCCCGTCTTTTCCGAGAGGACTAAACTATACATAAGGGCTATGAAGAGGTTCCTCAGGGAAACGGGGTTAAATCCGTGGAACTGGAAAAATGGAGATGTTCACTACCTCCAAGTAAGGGAAGGGAAATTCACCGGTGAGGTGATGATTAACGTCATAGCCCACATCCCTCCAAGTGGAAGGGAAGAGCTCACGGAAGCCTTTGGCTTTGCAGACTCAGTATACTGGAGCCTGAAGAGGGACAAGAGAGATGACCCGAAAGGGATTCCCACTCTGATCAAAGGAAATGAGTTCATAAGGGAGAGTATTGAAGGTTTGGTGTATCTTATCCACCCCTCGACTTTCTTTCAAACGAACAGCTACGCCCTTCCCATACTTTTGAAAGCTGTTGAAAGTTTCGCCGAGGGTTCAAAGGTTCTCGACTTGTACTCCGGCGTAGGAACGTTCTCCCTTTACTTGGCTAAGAAGGGGTTCGAGGTTACAGGTGTAGAGGTGAACGAAGAATCGGTAAGGGTCGCCAAGAAGAGCGCTGAGGTAAATTCCCTGGATGTGAGTTTCATCCCAGGAAGAGCCGAGGATGCTAAGTTAAAAGGGTACGAAACTTTGATAGTTGACCCGCCCAGGAAAGGGCTGAAAGACTTTTCCAAGAGGATCGCGAAGGAAGGGCCAGAAAACCTTATCTACGTCTCGTGCAATCCCTCAAAGTTCGTCCTAGATTACAGGAACTATCTTTCAAAGGCCTACAAGATCGAGGACGCCGTGCTTATAGATATGTTCCCACACACCCCGCACGTTGAGGCCGTCGTTAAGCTCAGGAGAAGGTGA
- a CDS encoding MFS transporter, which translates to MEKLIILILISLGWIFNYSHRMAVPSLAPIIMKDLGINNAEIGLLMTSLLLPYSLIQVPAGYIGDKIGRKKLLTISILGYSLSSALIVLTRDYWDLVTVRALYGFFAGLYYAPATALISELFRERKGSALGFFMVGPAIGSGITPLIVVPVALTLSWRYAFLVLSIMSSIVGILLMVAIKGEPIKVEGVKFKIPRGVFLLSLANFLGLGAFFAMLTFLVSYLVSRGVGMEKASLMFSMLSLVGILGSIIAGFLYDHLGKVSVLLAYALNSLLTFLVIVIPSPLFLIPLGLVLYSVGGIMTAYTSEKASRENLGVVMGFVNMVGFFGATIGPYIVGFLIDRLGYSLALLSVPLAYLVSAVIIGLDLRKTSYKG; encoded by the coding sequence ATGGAAAAGCTGATCATCTTGATACTGATAAGCCTGGGATGGATATTCAACTACTCCCACAGGATGGCCGTTCCTTCGTTAGCCCCAATAATAATGAAAGATCTAGGAATAAACAACGCCGAAATAGGATTGCTGATGACTTCCCTTTTACTCCCCTACTCCCTGATTCAGGTTCCAGCTGGATACATAGGGGACAAAATAGGAAGGAAGAAGCTGCTAACGATAAGCATCTTAGGTTACTCACTTTCTTCAGCTTTAATAGTCCTAACGAGGGATTACTGGGACTTAGTTACCGTTAGGGCCCTCTATGGATTCTTCGCTGGGCTATATTATGCACCAGCTACGGCCTTAATTAGCGAGCTCTTCAGGGAAAGAAAGGGCTCGGCCCTAGGGTTCTTCATGGTGGGTCCTGCGATAGGTTCGGGCATAACTCCCCTCATTGTCGTTCCAGTTGCTTTAACCCTAAGCTGGAGGTACGCTTTCCTAGTTCTATCGATAATGAGCTCGATTGTGGGGATATTATTAATGGTTGCCATTAAGGGAGAGCCAATTAAAGTTGAAGGTGTTAAATTTAAAATTCCAAGGGGAGTTTTCCTGTTAAGCTTGGCAAACTTCCTGGGGTTGGGAGCCTTCTTCGCAATGCTAACGTTTCTGGTTTCTTACCTAGTCTCACGTGGAGTGGGAATGGAGAAGGCCTCACTAATGTTCTCTATGCTTTCCCTCGTTGGAATCCTAGGCTCGATAATAGCGGGCTTCCTCTACGATCACCTAGGTAAGGTCAGCGTTCTGTTAGCTTACGCCTTGAACTCCCTGCTAACCTTCTTGGTTATAGTGATCCCCTCCCCACTCTTCCTGATTCCCCTTGGGTTAGTCCTATATTCAGTTGGCGGAATAATGACCGCTTACACCTCCGAGAAGGCCAGCAGGGAAAACTTGGGAGTTGTCATGGGCTTCGTGAACATGGTTGGCTTCTTTGGGGCTACTATAGGGCCTTACATTGTGGGCTTCCTCATAGACAGGCTCGGCTATTCTCTAGCTTTGCTTTCAGTCCCCCTAGCTTACCTAGTCTCCGCGGTAATTATAGGGCTCGACCTAAGGAAAACTTCATATAAGGGTTAG
- a CDS encoding prolyl oligopeptidase family serine peptidase, whose product MEDPYIWMENLQDERVLKIVEEENRRFRELVGELSDKLFPEVWEYFSQPSIGMARITKRGIIVSYSEKDRVTVRWLGGEVIVDSKELEKELNDEVLLQGFTTDEDGKRLAYSFSIGGSDEGITRIIDLETGELLEEIKPSVWNIVFLDKGYYFARFYRKEKTPDGVNPPAERIFWKDEEGERMVFGEGLTSGYFMSLRKSTDGKFAMLTLTYGWNKAEIYLGPIDKPEEWKKVYSADVPAEPIDVIDGKLYILTKEGKGLGKVIAVKDSEVEEIIPEGEFPLEWAVIVKDKILAGRLVHASHKLEVYNLKGEKISEVEFDFPGSLYPLDKDDERALLRYTSFTVPYRIYEFKDELKIVEERKVEGNFKVEEDFAISKDGTRVHYFIVKGEKDEKKAWVFGYGGFNISLTPRFFPQVIPFLKRGGIFVMANLRGGSEYGEEWHRAGMRENKQNVFDDFIAVLEKLKKEGYKVAAWGRSNGGLLVSATLVQRPDVMDVALIGYPVIDMLRFHKLYIGSVWIPEYGNPDDPKDREFLLKYSPYHNVRPQEYPPTLIYTGLHDDRVHPAHALKFFMKLKEVNAPVYLRVETKSGHMGASPETRARELTDLLAFVLLHL is encoded by the coding sequence ATGGAAGACCCCTACATATGGATGGAGAACCTTCAAGACGAGAGGGTTCTAAAAATAGTTGAGGAGGAAAACAGAAGGTTCAGGGAGCTTGTCGGGGAGCTAAGCGATAAGCTATTTCCAGAGGTCTGGGAGTACTTTTCCCAGCCCTCTATAGGGATGGCGAGGATAACCAAAAGGGGAATTATAGTTTCTTACAGCGAGAAGGACAGGGTAACGGTAAGGTGGCTCGGAGGAGAAGTTATAGTTGACTCGAAGGAGCTTGAGAAGGAGCTGAACGACGAGGTTTTACTTCAAGGATTCACGACGGATGAAGATGGGAAGAGATTAGCTTACAGTTTCTCAATAGGAGGTTCCGATGAGGGGATAACCAGGATAATTGACCTGGAAACTGGAGAGTTGCTGGAGGAGATAAAGCCTTCCGTCTGGAACATAGTCTTCCTAGATAAAGGTTACTACTTCGCTAGATTCTACAGGAAGGAGAAGACTCCAGATGGAGTAAATCCACCGGCCGAGAGGATATTCTGGAAGGACGAGGAAGGAGAGAGGATGGTCTTTGGAGAGGGGCTAACATCAGGGTACTTCATGAGCCTGAGAAAGAGCACCGATGGAAAGTTTGCCATGCTAACCCTGACCTACGGTTGGAACAAGGCCGAGATTTACCTGGGCCCGATAGATAAACCTGAGGAGTGGAAGAAGGTTTACTCGGCGGACGTTCCGGCTGAGCCTATAGATGTGATTGATGGTAAGTTGTACATCCTAACAAAGGAAGGAAAAGGCCTGGGAAAGGTGATAGCAGTTAAAGATAGTGAAGTTGAGGAGATAATCCCCGAAGGAGAATTCCCGCTCGAGTGGGCCGTGATAGTTAAGGACAAGATTCTCGCCGGAAGGCTAGTTCACGCGAGTCATAAGTTGGAGGTCTATAACTTAAAGGGAGAAAAAATCAGCGAGGTTGAATTTGACTTCCCAGGGAGCCTATATCCGCTGGACAAAGACGACGAGAGAGCTCTACTTAGGTACACGAGCTTCACCGTCCCCTACAGGATATACGAGTTCAAGGATGAGCTAAAGATAGTTGAGGAGAGGAAAGTCGAGGGGAACTTTAAAGTCGAGGAAGACTTCGCGATAAGCAAGGATGGAACGAGGGTTCACTACTTCATAGTTAAAGGAGAGAAGGATGAGAAGAAGGCCTGGGTGTTCGGCTACGGTGGCTTCAACATCTCTCTAACGCCAAGGTTCTTCCCCCAGGTTATACCGTTCCTCAAGAGGGGAGGGATCTTCGTCATGGCTAACCTGAGGGGTGGGAGTGAATACGGCGAGGAATGGCACAGAGCTGGAATGAGGGAGAACAAGCAGAACGTCTTCGATGATTTCATAGCTGTGCTTGAAAAGCTCAAGAAAGAGGGTTATAAAGTTGCGGCCTGGGGAAGGAGCAACGGAGGTTTACTAGTTTCAGCAACTCTAGTCCAGAGGCCAGATGTTATGGATGTTGCCTTGATAGGTTACCCCGTAATAGACATGCTCCGCTTCCACAAGCTCTACATAGGCAGCGTCTGGATACCTGAGTACGGAAATCCAGATGATCCAAAGGATAGAGAATTCCTACTGAAGTACTCTCCATACCACAACGTCAGGCCCCAGGAGTATCCGCCAACCTTGATTTACACAGGTTTGCACGATGACAGGGTTCATCCAGCCCACGCGCTCAAGTTCTTCATGAAGCTCAAGGAAGTCAACGCTCCAGTTTATCTAAGGGTTGAGACAAAAAGTGGACACATGGGAGCTTCACCAGAAACAAGAGCTAGAGAATTAACTGACTTGCTAGCCTTCGTTCTCCTGCACCTTTAG
- a CDS encoding 50S ribosomal protein L34e — translation MKPMYRSRSWRRKYVRTPGGRVVIHFERRKPKIAHCAICGRPLNGIPRGRPVEMRKLPKTKKRPERPYPHLCPKCMRRVMKEQVRAQIMKG, via the coding sequence ATGAAGCCAATGTACAGATCAAGGTCATGGAGGAGGAAGTACGTCAGGACTCCTGGGGGAAGGGTTGTAATTCACTTTGAGAGGAGGAAGCCTAAGATAGCCCACTGTGCGATCTGCGGCAGGCCATTGAACGGAATTCCAAGGGGAAGGCCCGTTGAAATGAGGAAGCTACCTAAGACAAAGAAGAGGCCTGAGAGGCCTTACCCACACCTATGCCCTAAGTGCATGCGCAGGGTAATGAAGGAACAGGTAAGGGCCCAGATCATGAAGGGGTGA
- the cmk gene encoding (d)CMP kinase — MPKGCLVITVSGLAGSGTTTLCRNLAKHYGFKHVYAGLIFRQMAKERGMSLEEFQKYAELHPEIDREVDRRQVEAAKECNVVIEGRLAGWMVKNADLKIWLDAPIRVRAERVAKREGISVEEAFMKIAEREMQNRKRYLNLYGIDINDLSIYDLIIDTSKWSPEGVFAIVKAAIDHLYEKV, encoded by the coding sequence ATGCCAAAGGGTTGCCTCGTGATAACGGTCAGCGGTTTAGCCGGTTCAGGGACAACCACGCTTTGCCGCAACTTAGCTAAACACTACGGCTTCAAGCACGTCTACGCTGGTTTAATCTTTAGGCAAATGGCCAAGGAAAGGGGAATGAGCTTAGAAGAGTTTCAAAAATATGCAGAGCTTCACCCGGAGATAGACAGGGAAGTCGACAGGAGACAAGTAGAGGCGGCGAAGGAGTGTAACGTGGTCATAGAGGGTCGTTTAGCCGGATGGATGGTTAAGAATGCAGACCTAAAGATATGGCTCGATGCCCCGATAAGGGTTAGAGCTGAGAGGGTTGCCAAGAGGGAAGGCATAAGCGTAGAAGAAGCTTTCATGAAGATAGCCGAGAGGGAGATGCAGAACAGGAAGAGGTACCTAAACCTTTACGGAATAGATATTAACGACCTCTCCATTTACGATTTGATAATAGACACATCCAAGTGGTCCCCCGAGGGTGTGTTTGCGATAGTTAAAGCCGCGATAGATCACCTCTACGAAAAGGTTTAA
- a CDS encoding 50S ribosomal protein L14e, with protein sequence MPAIDVGRIAVIIAGRRAGQKCVIVDIIDKNFVLVTGAGLNKVKRRRMNIKHLEPLPEKIDIPRGASDEEVKAALEKAGISL encoded by the coding sequence ATGCCTGCGATAGATGTTGGAAGGATCGCCGTTATTATAGCTGGAAGAAGGGCAGGACAGAAGTGCGTCATAGTTGACATAATAGACAAGAACTTCGTTCTGGTTACTGGGGCTGGACTAAACAAGGTTAAGAGGAGGAGGATGAACATAAAGCACCTCGAGCCTTTGCCGGAGAAGATAGACATTCCAAGGGGAGCTAGCGACGAGGAAGTTAAGGCAGCACTTGAAAAGGCCGGCATTTCCCTCTAA
- a CDS encoding histone deacetylase family protein, translated as MIGEIYYSRKFLLHKPDNYHPENPGRLWLVLTAIRELGLENHVLEPSPIGEELIYRIHEREYVEKIRELSRRGGGYLDADTYVSPRTWEAAILALGASRLATLSALRYGGMNLALVRPPGHHAGRRGKALGAPTLGFCIFNNSAMAALTSKEETGKALVIDFDAHHGNGTQEIFWDDADVVHIDLHERDIYPGSGDVGEIGGINAKGSKINLPMPHYSEDGDYIYAWEEVVIPIVEEVKPKVVIVSAGFDGFKGDGLTTLKLTEVFYSYAGATLRKYPLAVILEGGYSSGLKKGFPAFIRGYEEDKVRDHAQPSYETLKLVEEVKDILSPWWSL; from the coding sequence ATGATCGGTGAGATCTACTACTCCAGGAAGTTCCTTCTCCACAAGCCCGATAACTATCACCCTGAGAATCCTGGGAGGTTATGGCTCGTTCTCACGGCCATCAGAGAGCTGGGACTGGAGAACCATGTCCTCGAGCCCTCCCCAATAGGGGAGGAGTTAATCTACAGGATACACGAAAGGGAGTACGTGGAGAAGATAAGAGAGCTGTCTCGAAGGGGTGGAGGTTACCTAGATGCCGACACCTACGTTAGCCCAAGGACATGGGAGGCCGCAATCTTAGCCCTGGGAGCTTCTAGGCTAGCAACGCTCTCGGCCTTAAGATACGGAGGAATGAACTTGGCATTGGTTAGGCCTCCTGGGCACCACGCTGGAAGGAGGGGAAAAGCTCTAGGCGCGCCCACTCTGGGTTTCTGCATATTCAACAATTCCGCGATGGCCGCTTTGACGAGTAAAGAGGAAACTGGAAAAGCTCTGGTTATAGATTTCGACGCCCACCACGGCAACGGAACCCAGGAGATATTTTGGGACGATGCGGATGTAGTGCACATAGATTTACACGAGAGGGACATCTACCCTGGAAGTGGTGACGTGGGTGAGATAGGTGGGATCAACGCCAAGGGTAGCAAAATAAACCTCCCAATGCCACACTATTCCGAGGACGGTGACTACATATACGCCTGGGAGGAAGTTGTTATTCCGATAGTTGAGGAGGTTAAGCCGAAGGTTGTAATTGTTTCAGCTGGCTTCGATGGGTTCAAGGGGGATGGATTAACGACCTTAAAGCTAACGGAGGTTTTCTACTCTTACGCTGGGGCAACTTTGAGGAAATATCCCTTAGCCGTTATACTCGAGGGTGGATACAGCTCTGGACTTAAGAAGGGGTTTCCGGCGTTTATAAGGGGTTACGAGGAAGATAAGGTTAGGGATCACGCACAGCCGAGCTACGAAACCTTAAAGCTAGTGGAAGAAGTCAAAGACATTTTGAGTCCGTGGTGGTCACTTTAA
- a CDS encoding YbhB/YbcL family Raf kinase inhibitor-like protein produces the protein MRYLVPLLVFMVLGMGCLGGGGEEMVKVSSVFGNDEFIPAKYTCEGIDVNPPLRIEGISENAKSLVIIVDDPDAPLGTFTHWIAWNIPPVEEIPEGIPKQGEVEKPIHMIQGRNDFGRIGYNGPCPPRGHGVHHYHFKVYVLDTTLNLRPGATREELEKAMEGHIIQFGELVGLYERK, from the coding sequence ATGAGGTACCTAGTTCCACTGTTGGTATTCATGGTTCTCGGCATGGGATGCCTTGGGGGAGGTGGAGAGGAGATGGTTAAGGTTAGCTCCGTCTTCGGCAACGACGAGTTCATTCCCGCAAAGTACACGTGCGAAGGAATTGATGTGAATCCTCCCCTGAGGATAGAGGGGATAAGCGAGAACGCTAAGAGCTTAGTAATAATAGTCGACGACCCAGATGCACCCTTAGGGACTTTCACTCACTGGATAGCCTGGAACATTCCTCCAGTTGAGGAGATTCCCGAGGGGATTCCCAAGCAAGGGGAGGTGGAGAAGCCTATTCACATGATTCAAGGCAGGAACGACTTTGGGAGGATAGGATATAATGGGCCTTGCCCACCGAGGGGTCACGGGGTTCACCACTATCACTTCAAGGTCTACGTTCTGGATACAACTTTAAACCTAAGGCCGGGAGCAACTAGGGAAGAGCTAGAGAAGGCCATGGAAGGTCATATTATCCAGTTCGGAGAGCTTGTTGGTTTGTACGAGAGGAAGTGA
- a CDS encoding nucleotidyltransferase domain-containing protein — protein sequence MARGTFGLGSDVDILVISD from the coding sequence ATTGCCAGGGGAACGTTTGGGCTTGGGAGTGATGTTGACATTCTAGTTATCTCAGATTAA
- a CDS encoding HEPN domain-containing protein produces the protein MLPPTKQPYEFYDAEDAEEAIKATEAIINFVIGVANASIRRGD, from the coding sequence TTGTTACCACCTACGAAACAGCCCTATGAGTTTTACGATGCTGAGGACGCTGAAGAGGCCATTAAAGCTACTGAAGCGATAATAAACTTTGTGATAGGTGTCGCAAATGCTTCCATACGAAGAGGAGATTAG
- a CDS encoding HEPN domain-containing protein, translating into MDWEIKNILLRNVSPCERRLELYPNEIFRYAKTLDKHYIPTRYPDAYIEGARSGHPLRVAGMELS; encoded by the coding sequence ATGGATTGGGAGATTAAAAATATATTGCTTAGAAACGTTAGCCCCTGTGAAAGGCGATTGGAACTCTATCCAAACGAAATTTTTAGATACGCTAAAACCCTAGACAAGCACTACATACCTACCAGGTATCCAGATGCGTATATAGAAGGAGCCCGTTCTGGTCATCCACTACGAGTGGCAGGGATGGAACTCTCGTAG
- a CDS encoding flippase, giving the protein MEEGLKARLIKNAGWLFGAEVISKLLAYGVIVILSRTLGPEGLGQYSFIFYYIGLLGIFSDLGVGYYFMREVARDKGKAKELLPDVLGFKIVLALLNFLVVVTLTLFLPKPGWMKILIILAGAEGMLTWIAYLFVRIMYAHEVTKYEAIARVIERTWAFFVGGAVLYAYRSLTPFILVILLGYTLREILRIKWGSQFLNTVKIRFKPGVWVSLLKESYPFWLIGLFTLIYYRTDMVMLSLMRGDYETGIYRAAYTLIEVSLFVPNIVVSTTMPSMARLWVEDRKTLNLLFRKSFQMLLGIGILGVAGYYVLARLGITIVFGEKFLPSVPVLRILAFAIPFMFLNSLFGSFMNATGRELTFTKITSFTALLNVVLNYILIRYYGASGAAVATVVSQVFLLFLAITKSKDEFR; this is encoded by the coding sequence ATGGAAGAGGGCTTAAAAGCTAGGCTTATCAAAAACGCGGGATGGCTTTTTGGGGCCGAGGTTATATCCAAGTTGCTAGCGTACGGTGTAATAGTTATCTTGAGCAGAACCCTTGGACCGGAAGGGCTGGGTCAGTACTCCTTCATATTTTATTATATAGGACTCCTTGGGATATTCTCCGACTTGGGAGTTGGATATTATTTCATGAGGGAAGTAGCAAGGGATAAGGGAAAAGCCAAGGAGCTTCTACCCGATGTCCTGGGGTTCAAGATAGTTCTAGCATTGTTGAATTTCCTTGTAGTCGTTACATTGACGCTGTTCCTTCCAAAGCCGGGGTGGATGAAGATTTTGATAATTCTAGCTGGAGCAGAGGGCATGCTTACTTGGATCGCGTACCTCTTCGTCAGAATTATGTACGCACATGAAGTTACAAAGTACGAGGCAATTGCCCGAGTTATCGAGAGAACTTGGGCATTTTTCGTTGGCGGTGCGGTTCTTTACGCTTATCGCTCACTTACACCATTCATTCTTGTAATCCTTCTAGGATATACATTGAGGGAGATCCTCAGGATAAAATGGGGCTCACAGTTTTTGAATACAGTTAAAATCCGTTTTAAGCCCGGGGTTTGGGTCTCGCTCCTTAAAGAATCATACCCATTCTGGCTTATTGGTCTTTTTACACTCATCTACTACCGCACAGACATGGTGATGCTAAGTCTGATGAGGGGGGACTATGAGACCGGGATCTACAGGGCTGCTTACACGTTAATAGAAGTCTCGCTCTTCGTTCCGAACATAGTGGTCTCGACAACGATGCCCTCAATGGCAAGGCTGTGGGTGGAGGACAGAAAAACATTAAACCTTCTCTTCAGAAAGAGCTTCCAGATGCTCCTAGGGATCGGCATCCTTGGGGTAGCCGGTTATTACGTCCTCGCGAGACTTGGGATAACCATTGTCTTCGGAGAGAAGTTCCTTCCCAGCGTGCCCGTTTTAAGAATTCTAGCTTTCGCTATACCCTTCATGTTCCTAAACTCGCTCTTTGGGAGCTTCATGAATGCTACTGGAAGGGAGCTGACGTTTACGAAGATAACCAGTTTTACGGCTTTGCTGAACGTTGTGTTAAACTATATCCTCATACGCTATTACGGTGCGAGCGGGGCAGCAGTAGCGACTGTGGTGAGTCAAGTTTTCTTGCTTTTTTTAGCAATAACAAAAAGTAAGGATGAGTTTAGATAG
- a CDS encoding class I SAM-dependent methyltransferase, with protein MKSDGLLFISTPNKRVYDIDAYTKDHINEVSPQEFITQLKATGFSILNNLIY; from the coding sequence TTGAAATCTGATGGGCTCTTATTTATTTCGACTCCTAATAAGAGAGTATATGACATTGATGCATATACTAAAGATCACATAAATGAAGTAAGCCCACAGGAATTCATAACACAGCTAAAAGCGACAGGTTTCTCTATACTTAATAACTTAATATATTAG
- a CDS encoding class I SAM-dependent methyltransferase produces the protein MILDVGCSKGYGIYIMSKLCPECKFVGVDLDKKSIELANKVLSKKLSNATCLLGDITDESTVEYLRSKYGFFDVITCF, from the coding sequence ATGATATTAGATGTAGGTTGTTCAAAGGGTTATGGGATTTATATCATGAGTAAATTATGTCCGGAATGTAAATTTGTTGGAGTGGATTTAGACAAAAAGAGTATTGAATTAGCAAACAAGGTACTCTCCAAAAAATTATCTAATGCTACATGCCTATTGGGAGATATAACTGATGAGAGTACTGTAGAGTACCTTCGTTCAAAGTATGGATTTTTTGACGTTATAACGTGTTTTTAA
- a CDS encoding glycosyltransferase codes for MSENVLMILNNHYTHDPRVTAEAESLTKGGYNVKVIAWDRKGQYPPHEIINGVEIIRIKIPKIFEMLIPFEILKVPIWQILAYRMALQLYKNWKFRIVHVHDWPDLPIGVWLKKKLGVRVIYDSHEIWSYMFLRGLIPKFLREPVWREQYFVSRHVDVIITVSKGAAEYFLRFYPKVRLVRNMKQRRESKWERPDISTLRVVYIGGFDKNRCILELVKAISKIGHKIEGIFAGPEVKGISDVIVMHSNNFPVKYLGFIPREQVLNVTKKGSLVYLVFNSKDPLYRIGLANKLFEAIVVGRACLAGKGTASGKFVKDYKIGLVVNCEVEEIKKALITLIENPKLIIKFGKRAYSIGSKYNWERESKKLLKIYDILLEGDSNADRG; via the coding sequence GTTACCGCCGAGGCTGAAAGTCTAACCAAGGGAGGGTATAATGTCAAGGTTATAGCTTGGGATAGAAAAGGTCAATATCCTCCCCATGAGATAATTAATGGTGTTGAAATAATTCGAATAAAAATCCCAAAAATATTTGAAATGTTAATACCATTTGAGATATTGAAAGTTCCAATATGGCAAATATTAGCTTACAGGATGGCTTTACAGCTATATAAAAACTGGAAATTTAGAATAGTTCATGTCCATGATTGGCCAGATCTCCCGATAGGAGTATGGCTTAAGAAAAAGTTAGGTGTCAGAGTTATATATGACTCGCATGAAATCTGGAGTTATATGTTTCTAAGAGGTCTGATCCCAAAATTTCTCAGAGAGCCAGTATGGAGAGAACAATATTTCGTAAGTAGGCATGTTGATGTTATTATAACCGTCTCTAAAGGTGCTGCAGAGTATTTCCTTAGATTTTATCCAAAGGTTCGATTAGTAAGAAATATGAAGCAGAGAAGAGAAAGCAAATGGGAACGTCCAGATATTTCTACCCTGCGAGTAGTGTATATTGGTGGGTTTGACAAAAACCGTTGTATCTTGGAGCTTGTTAAGGCCATCTCAAAAATTGGGCATAAAATCGAGGGAATATTTGCAGGGCCAGAAGTCAAAGGAATCTCTGATGTAATTGTGATGCATTCGAATAATTTCCCTGTAAAGTATTTGGGCTTTATACCAAGGGAGCAAGTTTTAAATGTAACCAAAAAAGGAAGCTTAGTGTACCTAGTTTTTAACTCAAAAGACCCTCTTTATAGGATAGGATTAGCAAATAAGCTTTTTGAGGCTATAGTAGTGGGAAGAGCCTGCCTAGCTGGCAAAGGAACGGCAAGTGGAAAATTTGTAAAGGATTATAAGATTGGCCTGGTCGTTAACTGTGAAGTTGAGGAAATTAAAAAAGCCCTAATTACTCTTATTGAGAATCCAAAATTAATAATCAAATTTGGAAAAAGGGCATATTCGATTGGTAGTAAATACAATTGGGAAAGAGAGTCTAAAAAACTTCTTAAAATTTATGATATCTTACTAGAGGGTGATTCAAATGCCGATAGGGGATGA